The Chelatococcus sp. HY11 genome includes a window with the following:
- a CDS encoding ABC transporter permease, translating into MPGFVADRSGWAGLILVVRLAFREMRGGLRGFGIFLACVALGVAAIAAVGSVGRSLTDGLASQGRLILGGDLSYSLVQREATESEQAFLAARGDLSSVATLRAMVVAGDKGSALVEVKAVDHRYPSLGTLETDPPLARDALGVTDGAYGAFADPVLLARLGLKTGDRVTLGHLPVVLKAAIITEPDKVVAGVGFGPRLMISQEALKASGLLQPGSLVRWTYRLVLPPGADDDAALATIQSAVKQAFPDTGWEIRSRLEAAPRLAREIERFTQFLTLVGLTALLVGGVGVANAVNAFVDRKRPSIATLKSIGAPGGQVVAIYLIQVMLMAFIGVAIGMALGATVPFLLSTVGRTLIPLPLEPSFAPLELALAALYGLLTAFVFALLPLGRAHDVPVTALFRSAVQLDRRLPRRRYLVALALAITALVTVAVVFSYDRWLALMFVAAAAAVFLLLRLVASGLMRIASALPRVQRPAMRLAIANIHRPAAPTPSLVLSLGLGITLIVTLALIETNLRNQLTGSLPAQAPSFFFLDVPGNQAEEFRAFLASEAPNAKIDQVPMMRGRLLTLKGEPAEGYKAPEDVQWVLDGDRGITYSATVPENSSVVAGQWWPADYAGPPLVSFESEVAEKLRLGIGDVITVNVLGRRIEARIANLRKLEWRSLGINFVMVFTPNTFAGAPHTDLATLSWPRGEIADNGLITREAALLRKAAETFPVVTSVRVRDALQAVDDMVSQLALAVRAAASIALAASVLVLAGAMAASHQARLYDAVVLKTIGATRSHLLTAYIIEYGVIALSTAIFGFIAGSIAGWVIITRVMRLSFDLSPMSAILAALIAVVVAVGIGLAGTWRILGQKPAPYLRDL; encoded by the coding sequence GTGCCGGGATTCGTTGCTGATCGATCCGGCTGGGCCGGCCTCATCCTCGTCGTCAGGCTGGCGTTCAGGGAGATGCGCGGCGGCCTGCGCGGCTTCGGGATTTTCCTGGCCTGCGTGGCACTTGGTGTTGCCGCCATCGCGGCTGTGGGCTCCGTCGGGCGCAGCCTCACGGATGGCTTGGCCTCCCAGGGCCGGCTCATTCTCGGCGGTGACCTCAGCTACTCGCTGGTTCAACGGGAGGCGACGGAGAGCGAGCAAGCCTTTCTTGCCGCGCGGGGCGACCTGTCGAGCGTGGCGACGCTTCGCGCGATGGTTGTCGCGGGCGACAAGGGCTCCGCACTGGTCGAGGTCAAGGCCGTCGATCATCGCTATCCCTCGCTGGGAACGCTTGAGACCGACCCGCCGCTGGCACGTGACGCGCTCGGCGTGACAGACGGGGCCTATGGCGCCTTCGCCGACCCCGTGCTGCTGGCGCGTCTCGGCCTGAAGACGGGTGACCGGGTGACACTGGGGCACCTGCCGGTGGTCCTCAAGGCGGCCATCATCACCGAGCCCGACAAGGTGGTGGCCGGGGTGGGCTTCGGTCCACGCCTCATGATTTCGCAGGAGGCGCTGAAGGCCTCCGGGCTTCTCCAGCCGGGAAGCCTCGTCCGCTGGACCTATCGCCTCGTGCTGCCACCGGGCGCCGACGATGACGCGGCGCTGGCGACGATCCAGAGCGCCGTGAAACAGGCTTTTCCCGATACCGGATGGGAGATACGCAGCCGTCTTGAGGCCGCGCCGCGCCTGGCCCGCGAGATCGAGCGCTTTACTCAGTTTCTGACCCTCGTCGGACTGACGGCCCTGCTCGTTGGTGGTGTCGGCGTTGCGAATGCGGTCAATGCCTTCGTCGACCGCAAGCGGCCCTCGATCGCCACGCTGAAGAGCATCGGCGCGCCTGGCGGGCAGGTCGTGGCTATCTACCTTATCCAGGTCATGCTGATGGCGTTCATCGGCGTCGCTATCGGCATGGCGTTGGGGGCGACGGTGCCCTTCCTGCTCTCGACAGTGGGACGCACGCTCATTCCGCTGCCGTTGGAACCGAGCTTCGCGCCGCTGGAACTGGCGCTCGCCGCCCTCTACGGGCTGCTGACCGCTTTCGTCTTCGCGCTGTTGCCGCTCGGCCGCGCCCATGACGTGCCCGTGACGGCTCTCTTCCGCTCGGCCGTGCAGCTCGACCGGCGCCTGCCGCGTCGTCGGTATCTCGTTGCGCTGGCGCTTGCCATCACCGCCCTGGTCACCGTCGCCGTGGTCTTTTCGTACGACCGCTGGCTCGCGCTGATGTTCGTGGCCGCCGCGGCCGCCGTCTTCCTGCTGCTGCGGCTGGTGGCGAGTGGCCTCATGCGCATCGCCAGCGCGTTGCCACGGGTGCAACGGCCGGCGATGCGGCTCGCCATCGCCAATATCCACCGCCCGGCGGCGCCGACGCCGTCTCTGGTATTGTCCCTGGGGCTCGGGATCACGCTGATCGTCACCCTCGCCCTCATCGAGACAAATCTGCGCAACCAGCTCACCGGCAGCCTGCCCGCGCAGGCGCCGAGCTTCTTCTTCCTTGACGTACCGGGCAACCAGGCGGAGGAGTTTCGCGCATTTCTGGCAAGCGAGGCGCCCAACGCCAAGATCGACCAGGTGCCGATGATGCGTGGGCGCCTGTTGACGTTGAAGGGCGAGCCCGCTGAGGGATACAAGGCGCCGGAGGACGTGCAGTGGGTGCTCGACGGCGACCGCGGCATCACGTATTCCGCTACTGTCCCGGAGAATTCCAGCGTCGTTGCCGGGCAATGGTGGCCGGCCGACTATGCCGGGCCGCCGCTCGTGTCCTTTGAAAGCGAGGTCGCGGAAAAGCTCCGTCTCGGCATCGGGGATGTCATCACGGTCAACGTGCTCGGCCGCCGGATCGAGGCGCGGATTGCCAATCTGCGCAAGCTGGAATGGCGTTCGCTCGGCATCAATTTCGTGATGGTCTTCACCCCGAATACCTTCGCGGGCGCGCCTCACACCGACCTCGCGACGCTGAGCTGGCCAAGGGGGGAGATCGCCGACAACGGGCTGATCACACGGGAGGCAGCGCTGCTGCGCAAGGCCGCGGAAACCTTTCCCGTCGTGACGAGTGTGCGTGTGCGTGACGCTTTGCAGGCTGTCGACGATATGGTGTCGCAGCTGGCGCTTGCCGTGCGGGCGGCGGCTTCAATCGCCCTTGCGGCGAGCGTCCTTGTCCTGGCGGGCGCCATGGCGGCGTCGCATCAGGCGCGGCTCTACGATGCGGTGGTGCTGAAGACCATCGGCGCAACCCGCTCGCATCTCCTGACGGCCTATATAATCGAGTATGGGGTGATTGCCCTGTCTACAGCCATCTTCGGTTTCATTGCGGGCTCCATCGCCGGATGGGTTATAATAACCCGCGTCATGAGGCTGAGTTTCGACTTGTCGCCAATGAGCGCGATATTGGCCGCGCTGATTGCAGTTGTGGTTGCCGTAGGGATCGGGCTTGCCGGAACATGGAGAATACTTGGCCAGAAGCCCGCGCCTTATTTGAGGGATCTTTAG
- a CDS encoding Bax inhibitor-1/YccA family protein, protein MSDLNRNTYAYGSGVARAGTAELDQGLRAFMLGVYNNMVLGLAITGLAALGTSMAAVTTDPAAAAGQFSNGLMLTSFGVAMFGSPLKWVVIFAPLALVFFLSFRIARLQPATARLLFFAYAALVGLSLSSIFLVYTHASITRVFFITAATFGALSLYGYTTKRNLSAMGSFLIMGLFGVIIASLVNIFLASSALQFAISVAGVLVFAGLTAWDTQRIKEMYYEMDDSASAARKSVLGALMLYLDFINMFVMLMQLFGQQRSS, encoded by the coding sequence ATGTCGGATCTGAACCGCAACACCTACGCCTACGGCAGCGGTGTCGCCCGGGCCGGAACCGCAGAGCTCGACCAGGGTCTGCGGGCCTTCATGCTCGGTGTCTACAACAACATGGTTCTGGGCCTGGCCATCACGGGTCTGGCCGCGCTTGGAACCTCTATGGCGGCCGTCACCACTGACCCGGCTGCCGCCGCCGGTCAGTTCAGCAACGGCCTGATGCTCACGAGCTTCGGCGTCGCGATGTTCGGCTCGCCCCTGAAGTGGGTGGTGATCTTCGCCCCGCTGGCGCTGGTCTTCTTCCTGAGCTTCCGCATCGCGCGGCTTCAGCCCGCCACGGCGCGTCTGCTGTTCTTTGCCTACGCGGCGCTGGTCGGCCTGTCGCTGTCGTCGATCTTCCTCGTCTACACCCACGCGTCGATCACGCGGGTGTTCTTCATCACCGCGGCGACCTTCGGCGCACTCAGCCTCTATGGCTACACGACGAAGCGTAACCTGTCGGCGATGGGTTCGTTCCTGATCATGGGCCTGTTCGGCGTCATCATCGCCTCGCTGGTCAACATCTTCCTGGCGTCGAGCGCCCTGCAGTTCGCCATCTCGGTGGCTGGTGTGCTGGTCTTCGCCGGTCTGACCGCCTGGGATACCCAGCGGATCAAGGAGATGTACTACGAGATGGACGACAGCGCCTCGGCGGCCCGCAAGTCGGTGCTGGGCGCGCTGATGCTCTATCTGGACTTCATCAACATGTTCGTCATGCTGATGCAGCTCTTCGGCCAGCAGCGCAGCAGCTGA
- a CDS encoding aminoglycoside phosphotransferase family protein, producing the protein MTIIIDAVLVHRLVAEQFPDLAHLSISPVVPGGWDNRTFRLGENMLVRLPSAGRYVAQVAKEHRWLPALTPHLPLPIPVPVANGQPGQGYPWPWSIYRWLPGNPVAREPQADLNRVACSLADFLSALHRIDTRDGPPPGDHNFHRGGQLAVYAGEVQAALAVLGETAETGVLRDVWANALASQWERPPVWVHGDVSGGNLLVRDGDLSAVIDFGSSAVGDPACDLVIAWTLFSGDSRATFRAALSLDDKTWSRARGWALWKALITVTAPDIARDGAEASWRLIGDVSADHRQCHQT; encoded by the coding sequence TTGACGATCATCATCGATGCCGTCCTGGTTCATCGACTTGTCGCCGAGCAGTTCCCTGATTTGGCACATCTGTCGATATCGCCGGTCGTGCCGGGCGGGTGGGACAACCGCACCTTCCGTCTGGGCGAGAACATGCTCGTGCGCTTGCCGAGCGCTGGTCGTTATGTCGCGCAGGTCGCGAAAGAGCATCGCTGGCTCCCCGCGCTGACGCCCCATCTACCGTTGCCCATTCCGGTCCCCGTGGCCAATGGCCAGCCAGGCCAGGGATATCCCTGGCCCTGGTCCATCTATCGCTGGCTTCCCGGCAATCCCGTGGCGCGTGAACCGCAGGCCGATCTCAATCGCGTGGCATGCTCGCTCGCCGATTTTCTGAGCGCGCTGCATCGGATAGATACCCGTGATGGCCCACCGCCCGGAGACCATAATTTTCATCGCGGCGGCCAGCTCGCGGTGTATGCGGGGGAGGTTCAGGCGGCGCTGGCGGTCCTTGGAGAAACAGCTGAAACCGGTGTTCTCAGGGATGTGTGGGCCAATGCGCTCGCATCGCAATGGGAGCGCCCGCCGGTCTGGGTCCATGGGGACGTATCAGGTGGCAACCTGTTGGTTCGCGATGGCGATCTCAGCGCTGTCATCGATTTCGGCAGTTCCGCGGTGGGCGACCCGGCGTGTGATCTCGTGATCGCATGGACGCTGTTTTCGGGCGACAGCCGTGCGACTTTTCGAGCAGCGCTTTCCCTCGATGATAAGACGTGGAGCCGCGCCCGAGGCTGGGCGCTATGGAAAGCCCTGATCACAGTTACCGCGCCTGACATCGCTCGGGATGGGGCCGAGGCGTCATGGCGGCTTATTGGCGACGTATCGGCCGACCACCGGCAATGCCATCAGACGTAA
- a CDS encoding DUF2794 domain-containing protein — MTTAADSEPSPGRSSSRSVLPFAAAQNRSSPFAPSNALPPAAAQPSLPPVVSFDRLELREILNLYGRKVAAGEWRDYAIDCLKERAVFSVFRRTSEVPMYRIEKDPRLARRQGAYSVITASGLILKRGHDLARVISVLDRSSLRVVG; from the coding sequence ATCACAACGGCGGCGGACAGCGAACCATCGCCAGGCCGGTCATCGAGCCGATCCGTCCTTCCCTTCGCGGCAGCACAAAACCGATCTTCTCCCTTCGCCCCGTCAAACGCGCTTCCGCCTGCTGCTGCCCAGCCGAGCTTACCGCCCGTTGTGTCGTTCGACCGGCTGGAGCTCCGGGAGATCCTCAATCTCTACGGCCGGAAGGTCGCGGCCGGCGAATGGCGTGACTACGCAATCGATTGCCTGAAGGAGCGCGCTGTCTTCTCCGTCTTCCGGCGGACATCGGAGGTGCCGATGTATCGCATCGAGAAGGACCCGAGGCTGGCGCGCCGACAGGGTGCTTACAGCGTCATCACGGCTTCGGGCCTCATCCTCAAACGCGGCCACGACCTCGCCCGCGTGATCAGCGTTCTCGACCGGTCCTCCCTGCGGGTGGTGGGCTGA
- a CDS encoding NAD-glutamate dehydrogenase, producing MTSAKPDLVKPHNHERAATSGVSPGLLDSQGIRSYGEVSGDQGDREKVHLIASIDAVLHERAPSVPKGFAAKLFGATATEDLERYAPDEVAALAADAFAHLAEPRRRGDPPIVKLIDRDINGDGQQRQITLLEVVNDNMAFLLDSTLAALIAQGFEAELALVAHPIIAVERDGDGRLARIIPDAEAGGTVPRESLIHIHLDRIDDDAVRAALVAELSRTYAEVRQATDDWTTMRERLRGAIDVVRASPASMPAEAVEEAGDFLSWLADGNFTILGIREYSFAGGDTSADLVEGSGLGILRDPSVRILRRGRDMVVMTPEMRAFLAEPVPLIVTKANVKSRVHRRAYLDYIGVKLFSGDGRLEGELRIVGLFTADAYTGTTRDVPYLRHKVAQVIARAGFDPASYSGRALLYVLEDYPRDELFQVDVETLYRFCLEILKLTERPRVRVLARRDAFDRFVSVLVYIPKDRYDTEVRRRVGEFLARTFDGHVSAAYPAYPEGPLSRTHFIIGHHEGKIPAIGQEALEAGVRAIVRTWRDALGELLDAAIGGRRGRVLAERYGDAFGAAYREFYSGDAVLTDINILEQLSAERPWAVDIYRREGEDDTSANLKVFSRGRPMPLSERVPLLENLGFRVVNERTHRIFPAGASDDARVWLHDMRLERAAGGVIDVDALQPAIEAALMALFRDLAESDGFNALVLEAGLGWRDVALLRSLAIYLRQIGVHFSMGYLAGAVTRHAAIAKEIVALFYARFDPRLDEATRLARQAEIHTRIEELLQGVASLDDDRILRRFVNLIDAAIRTNFFQLDGDGNPRRTIAVKYACAKVDGLPMPKPLYEIFVHSPRVDGVHMRFGKVARGGLRWSDRAQDFRTEVLGLVKAQQVKNAVIVPVGAKGGFLPKRLPAPGDRQAFMAEGTEAYRIFVSSMLDITDNREGEAIVHPPLTVRYDDDDPYLVVAADKGTATFSDLANSISADHGFWLGDAFASGGSHGYDHKKMGITARGGWEAVKRHFRELDVDIQSTPVTVAGVGDMSGDVFGNGMLLSEQLKLVAAFDHRDIFLDPNPDPAVGYAERQRLFALPRSSWQDYDTALISDGGGVFSRAAKSIPLSPAAQAAIGLTQDHASPQEVMSAILKAPVDLLWFGGIGTYIRASEETDAEAGDRNNDAIRITGQSVRAKVIGEGANLGMTQRGRIEAAEAGVRLNTDAIDNSAGVNSSDVEVNIKIALAPPVKEGRLDEAGRDSLLVEMTDEVARLVLTNNYLQTLAISLAERRGTEELGFARRLMRVLEAEGRLDRAVEFLPDDATLAQRQQRGENLTRPEIAVILAYAKLALYDAILESPVPDDPYLAGELMRYMPKPLRERFPDAVTAHRLRREIIATQLANAIINRGGPTIVTRLADETGADAPTIAAAYAAVRDAYGLIELNAGIDALDERIGHSADDINAAMQLDLYAGLQDLLVDGLSWFIRNADFQAEGIQKIVARYRRGIATVEAALPAALSADVREGLEARSTSLEEAGIPAPLARRLAALSELGAAPDIVRISQASDRDADEVAAIHFAVESSFRLRELAAAARGLPVTDYYDRLALGRALGGIASAHRRLTTAIVATGAPARDAAAAREAVRLWAEARGGEVERIRSTVESIAGSGLTLSRLTVAAGLVGDLVKS from the coding sequence ATGACGTCGGCGAAGCCGGATCTAGTGAAGCCCCATAATCATGAGCGAGCCGCCACGTCGGGAGTGTCTCCAGGGCTTCTTGATTCGCAGGGAATTCGTTCCTACGGCGAGGTCTCCGGTGATCAGGGGGACAGGGAAAAGGTGCATCTGATCGCGTCCATCGACGCGGTGTTGCATGAACGCGCGCCCTCGGTTCCCAAGGGGTTCGCCGCCAAGCTCTTTGGGGCGACGGCGACCGAGGACCTCGAGCGCTATGCGCCGGATGAGGTGGCGGCACTCGCGGCCGATGCCTTTGCCCATCTCGCTGAACCCCGGCGACGCGGCGACCCGCCGATCGTCAAGCTGATCGATCGCGACATCAACGGCGATGGTCAGCAGCGTCAGATCACGCTGCTCGAAGTCGTCAACGACAATATGGCGTTTCTGCTCGATTCCACCCTCGCGGCGCTGATCGCCCAGGGCTTCGAGGCGGAGCTCGCGCTGGTCGCGCATCCGATCATCGCCGTGGAGCGCGACGGGGACGGCCGTCTTGCCAGGATCATTCCTGACGCGGAAGCCGGCGGCACCGTTCCGCGCGAGAGCCTCATCCATATCCATCTCGATCGTATAGACGATGACGCCGTGCGCGCGGCCCTCGTCGCGGAGTTGTCGCGGACCTATGCGGAGGTCCGGCAGGCGACCGACGATTGGACAACGATGCGTGAACGCCTGCGCGGAGCGATCGATGTCGTCAGGGCATCGCCCGCGAGCATGCCGGCGGAGGCGGTCGAGGAAGCCGGGGATTTCCTCTCGTGGCTCGCGGATGGCAATTTCACCATTCTCGGCATCCGTGAATACAGCTTCGCGGGTGGCGACACGAGCGCCGACCTCGTCGAAGGTTCGGGCCTTGGCATCCTGCGGGATCCCTCAGTTCGGATCTTGCGGCGCGGGCGGGACATGGTCGTCATGACACCGGAAATGCGGGCTTTCCTTGCTGAGCCCGTGCCGCTGATCGTCACCAAGGCCAATGTCAAGTCGCGTGTCCATCGCCGGGCCTATCTCGACTATATCGGCGTGAAGCTGTTCTCGGGGGATGGCCGGCTGGAAGGCGAGCTGCGCATCGTCGGCCTCTTCACCGCCGATGCCTATACGGGCACGACGCGGGATGTCCCCTATCTTCGGCACAAGGTGGCGCAGGTCATCGCCCGCGCCGGCTTCGATCCGGCGAGTTATTCCGGCCGCGCGCTGCTCTACGTGCTGGAGGACTATCCGCGCGACGAGCTGTTCCAGGTGGATGTCGAGACGTTGTATCGCTTCTGCCTGGAAATCCTGAAACTGACCGAACGGCCGCGCGTGCGCGTGCTAGCTCGCCGGGACGCTTTCGACCGCTTCGTCTCCGTCCTCGTCTATATTCCGAAGGACCGTTACGACACCGAGGTCCGGCGGCGTGTCGGCGAGTTTCTGGCGCGCACTTTCGACGGCCATGTCTCCGCCGCCTATCCGGCCTATCCCGAGGGGCCGTTGTCACGCACGCATTTCATCATCGGCCATCACGAGGGCAAGATCCCGGCGATCGGGCAGGAGGCGCTCGAAGCCGGCGTGCGTGCCATCGTGCGGACGTGGCGGGACGCGCTCGGCGAATTGCTCGATGCGGCGATCGGAGGCCGGCGCGGTCGCGTGCTCGCGGAGCGTTACGGCGATGCCTTCGGGGCGGCCTATCGCGAATTCTACAGCGGCGATGCCGTTCTCACGGATATCAATATCCTCGAGCAGTTGAGCGCCGAGCGGCCTTGGGCGGTGGATATCTACCGCCGCGAGGGCGAGGATGACACCAGCGCCAATCTCAAGGTGTTCTCGCGGGGGCGGCCGATGCCCCTGTCCGAGCGGGTGCCCTTGCTCGAGAACCTCGGTTTCCGTGTCGTGAACGAGCGCACCCACCGCATCTTTCCCGCGGGGGCGAGCGATGACGCGCGGGTCTGGCTGCACGACATGCGGCTCGAGCGCGCCGCCGGCGGGGTCATCGATGTGGACGCGCTGCAGCCAGCCATCGAAGCGGCCTTGATGGCGCTGTTCCGGGACCTGGCGGAATCGGATGGCTTCAACGCCCTGGTTCTGGAAGCCGGGCTTGGCTGGCGTGACGTGGCGCTTTTGCGCTCGCTCGCCATCTATCTGCGCCAGATCGGCGTGCATTTCAGCATGGGCTATCTCGCGGGCGCCGTGACACGCCACGCCGCCATCGCGAAAGAGATCGTCGCGCTGTTCTATGCCCGCTTCGACCCACGCTTGGACGAAGCCACGCGGCTGGCGCGTCAGGCCGAAATCCACACCCGTATCGAGGAACTTCTGCAGGGCGTGGCGAGCCTCGACGACGACCGCATTCTTCGGCGTTTCGTCAATCTCATCGACGCGGCGATCCGCACCAACTTTTTCCAGCTGGACGGTGACGGCAATCCACGACGTACCATTGCCGTCAAATATGCCTGCGCGAAGGTGGACGGCTTGCCGATGCCGAAGCCTCTCTACGAGATCTTCGTGCATTCGCCGCGGGTGGACGGCGTGCATATGCGCTTCGGCAAGGTGGCGCGCGGCGGATTGCGCTGGTCCGACCGGGCGCAGGATTTCCGCACCGAGGTGCTTGGCCTCGTCAAGGCACAGCAGGTGAAGAACGCGGTCATCGTGCCTGTCGGCGCGAAAGGCGGGTTCCTGCCGAAGCGCTTGCCGGCCCCCGGCGACCGGCAGGCCTTCATGGCCGAGGGCACAGAGGCCTATCGAATCTTCGTGTCGTCAATGCTGGACATCACCGACAATCGCGAGGGCGAGGCCATCGTCCATCCGCCGCTGACGGTTCGCTATGACGATGATGATCCCTATCTGGTCGTTGCCGCCGACAAGGGCACGGCCACCTTCTCGGACCTCGCCAACAGCATCTCGGCTGATCATGGCTTCTGGCTCGGCGATGCCTTCGCCTCCGGTGGCAGCCACGGTTACGACCACAAGAAGATGGGCATTACCGCGCGTGGTGGCTGGGAAGCCGTGAAGAGGCACTTCCGGGAGCTCGACGTTGATATCCAGTCGACGCCGGTGACGGTGGCGGGCGTCGGCGACATGTCGGGGGATGTCTTCGGCAATGGCATGCTACTGTCGGAGCAGCTGAAGCTCGTGGCCGCCTTCGACCATCGCGACATCTTCCTCGATCCGAACCCGGATCCCGCTGTGGGCTACGCGGAACGGCAGCGGCTCTTTGCGCTGCCGCGATCGAGCTGGCAGGACTACGACACCGCGCTGATTTCGGACGGCGGTGGGGTCTTCTCGCGCGCCGCCAAATCCATTCCGCTGTCGCCGGCTGCGCAGGCCGCGATCGGCCTCACGCAAGATCACGCCTCGCCCCAGGAGGTGATGTCAGCCATCCTCAAGGCCCCTGTCGATCTCCTGTGGTTCGGCGGCATCGGCACCTATATCCGCGCCAGTGAGGAGACCGATGCCGAGGCGGGCGATCGCAACAACGACGCCATACGCATCACGGGTCAGTCCGTCCGCGCGAAGGTGATCGGCGAGGGTGCCAACCTGGGCATGACCCAACGCGGGCGTATCGAGGCGGCGGAGGCCGGCGTTCGCCTCAACACCGACGCCATCGACAATTCGGCAGGCGTCAATTCCTCCGACGTCGAGGTGAACATCAAGATCGCGCTGGCACCCCCGGTGAAGGAGGGGCGGCTTGATGAAGCCGGCCGTGACAGCCTGCTTGTCGAGATGACGGACGAGGTCGCCCGGCTCGTCCTGACGAACAACTATCTGCAGACACTCGCTATTTCGCTCGCTGAGCGGCGCGGGACCGAGGAGCTCGGCTTTGCCCGTCGCCTCATGCGTGTGCTGGAGGCGGAAGGACGTCTTGATCGCGCGGTGGAATTCCTGCCGGACGACGCGACGCTCGCCCAGCGCCAGCAGCGCGGTGAAAACCTGACGCGGCCGGAGATCGCGGTCATCCTCGCCTATGCCAAGCTCGCGCTCTACGACGCGATCCTCGAAAGCCCGGTACCGGATGACCCGTATCTTGCGGGCGAACTGATGCGGTATATGCCGAAGCCTTTGCGGGAGCGGTTCCCGGACGCGGTGACGGCGCATCGCCTGCGACGGGAGATCATTGCGACGCAGCTTGCCAATGCCATCATCAATCGCGGCGGGCCGACGATTGTCACGCGCCTCGCGGATGAGACGGGGGCTGATGCGCCAACGATCGCCGCTGCCTACGCGGCGGTCCGGGACGCCTATGGGCTGATCGAGCTGAATGCGGGCATTGACGCGCTCGATGAGCGCATCGGCCATTCCGCCGACGACATCAATGCGGCCATGCAGCTTGATCTCTATGCGGGCTTGCAGGACCTTCTCGTCGATGGGCTCTCCTGGTTCATCCGCAACGCGGATTTCCAGGCCGAGGGAATCCAGAAGATCGTCGCGCGCTACCGTCGCGGCATCGCGACTGTCGAGGCGGCCTTGCCGGCCGCGCTGTCCGCGGATGTCCGCGAGGGGCTCGAAGCGCGAAGCACGAGCCTGGAGGAGGCCGGGATCCCCGCGCCGCTGGCACGGCGGCTTGCCGCCTTGTCGGAGCTGGGCGCCGCGCCGGACATCGTGCGTATTTCCCAGGCGAGTGATCGCGATGCCGACGAAGTGGCCGCGATCCACTTCGCGGTGGAGAGCAGCTTCCGTCTCCGAGAGCTCGCGGCCGCGGCGCGCGGGCTGCCGGTGACCGACTACTACGACCGGCTTGCGCTCGGCCGTGCGCTCGGCGGCATCGCCAGCGCGCATCGCCGCCTGACAACGGCCATCGTCGCGACCGGGGCGCCCGCGCGGGATGCCGCCGCGGCCCGCGAGGCCGTGCGCCTCTGGGCGGAAGCGCGGGGCGGCGAGGTGGAGCGCATCCGTTCGACCGTAGAAAGCATCGCGGGTTCTGGGCTGACGCTGTCGCGCCTGACGGTCGCGGCGGGCCTCGTAGGGGATCTGGTGAAGTCATGA
- the bluB gene encoding 5,6-dimethylbenzimidazole synthase: MTQRPCQPVDPPEFGPAFRKQLEELLAWRRDVRRFTGAPMQEGMLRHLIDLAVMAPSVGNSQPWRFVEVVTPARRQAIIAEFERCNAEALKSYTGDRASSYATLKLAGLRDAPAHIAVFNEDKPLAGYGLGRRTMPETLHYSTLMAIHTLWLAARAEGLGMGWVSILDPERVKAALDVPPTWSFIAYLCIGEPCEEHLDPELVRHGWQETLPIEAVLHSR, from the coding sequence ATGACGCAGCGACCGTGCCAACCCGTCGACCCACCGGAATTCGGCCCGGCGTTTCGCAAGCAGCTGGAGGAGCTCCTCGCATGGCGGCGGGACGTGCGCCGCTTCACCGGCGCGCCCATGCAGGAGGGCATGCTGCGGCATCTCATCGATCTCGCCGTGATGGCTCCCTCTGTCGGGAACAGCCAGCCGTGGCGCTTCGTGGAGGTCGTCACCCCGGCGCGGCGGCAGGCCATCATCGCCGAATTCGAGCGTTGCAATGCCGAGGCATTGAAGAGCTATACGGGTGATCGCGCGTCATCCTATGCCACGCTGAAACTTGCGGGCCTGCGCGATGCGCCGGCCCATATCGCGGTCTTCAACGAAGACAAGCCACTGGCGGGATATGGCCTTGGCCGGCGGACCATGCCGGAGACGCTCCATTATTCCACCCTGATGGCGATTCATACGCTATGGCTTGCGGCCCGCGCCGAGGGGCTTGGCATGGGGTGGGTCTCCATCCTCGACCCCGAACGCGTCAAGGCAGCCCTTGACGTGCCGCCCACATGGTCGTTTATCGCCTATCTATGCATCGGCGAGCCCTGTGAAGAACATCTCGATCCGGAGCTCGTCCGCCACGGCTGGCAGGAGACCTTGCCGATCGAAGCCGTTCTTCACAGCCGCTGA